A stretch of Porites lutea chromosome 5, jaPorLute2.1, whole genome shotgun sequence DNA encodes these proteins:
- the LOC140936692 gene encoding uncharacterized protein, with protein sequence MDNNQTSRFLSTVTWNKSSAFNNDTGTNDSAIYVFTPAPYAAKQVLCFLLACFGGIGFVGCCLILYFLRKKPRKNPLQSNSFAKNLNTYVRSLCLSDLLSCAVSLPLVCLQMSLDVFQSGWVCKIVRYLNFVFPVITINNLVVISFEKYLSTRPIPRTFRASTVRKMIIGAWLLGILVMLFPAATYDGIRVNLNDTHYTVICRNVELFYPFKLTLILFPIQFVFPTVFIIYVNVSLIRTVWVKRKRQLSCNMNNAFKAHLRATRIKGISLLVALTFAFIFPFSLFVVNIAYTQIAKPQRDFSTDYMIRYGSGSIGYLNPVLNVIIYFAQMKDFREFLKKRFSRKTKREYQPKDLTGEHKANRIALKPRLDTPLIQNNNNAP encoded by the coding sequence ATGGACAACAACCAGACATCACGGTTTCTTAGCACTGTGACTTGGAACAAATCATCTGCTTTTAACAATGATACAGGAACAAACGATTCCGCTATTTACGTCTTTACGCCTGCTCCATACGCGGCAAAACAAGTCCTCTGCTTCCTCCTGGCTTGTTTTGGGGGAATCGGATTTGTAGGTTGCTGTCTCATCCTCTACTTTTTGcggaaaaagccaagaaaaaaccCACTACAGTCAAACTCTTTTGCAAAGAATCTGAACACGTATGTGAGAAGTCTTTGCCTGTCAGACCTGCTTTCTTGTGCGGTATCCTTGCCTCTTGTCTGTTTGCAGATGTCGTTAGATGTTTTCCAAAGCGGGTGGGTTTGTAAGATAGTTCGATACCTAAACTTCGTCTTTCCTGTCATCACGATCAACAATCTAGTAGTGATAAGTTTCGAGAAGTATTTGTCAACTCGCCCTATCCCACGAACATTCCGTGCCTCGACAGTGCGGAAAATGATTATAGGAGCGTGGTTATTAGGAATTCTTGTGATGCTGTTTCCCGCAGCCACGTACGATGGAATACGAGTCAACCTCAACGACACTCATTACACTGTCATCTGCCGAAATGTTGAGCTTTTCTATCCATTCAAACTAACACTCATCCTCTTTCCAATACAATTCGTATTTCCCACTGTGTTTATAATATACGTTAATGTATCTTTAATCAGAACTGTATGGGTGAAGCGTAAAAGACAACTTTCCTGTAATATGAACAATGCGTTCAAGGCTCATTTAAGAGCCACAAGAATCAAAGGAATCTCTCTTCTTGTAGCACTGACATTCGCCTTCATTTTTCCCTTCTCTCTCTTTGTAGTCAATATAGCTTATACGCAGATTGCTAAACCACAACGTGATTTCTCAACTGACTATATGATACGTTATGGTTCTGGCAGTATAGGATATCTAAACCCTGTATTGAACGTCATAATTTACTTCGCTCAGATGAAAGACTTTCGGGAATTTTTAAAGAAACGCTTTTCCCGAAAAACTAAAAGGGAATATCAGCCAAAGGACTTAACTGGCGAACATAAAGCGAATCGTATTGCTTTAAAACCAAGACTGGATACCCCGCTaatacaaaacaataacaatgcTCCATAA